The proteins below come from a single Procambarus clarkii isolate CNS0578487 chromosome 26, FALCON_Pclarkii_2.0, whole genome shotgun sequence genomic window:
- the LOC138368761 gene encoding uncharacterized protein — MKKEEEARFLLKGKKALERNTASRVLRRIENQLTYLRGCGYESIVIYYKKGPARVTHGILPNNVIQEEDKKIFTTNFFLSRTRKLDADKLTLGSEGDSDNALEKNPDELQVQQVHKVQKVPQVQEIQQVQKVPQVEHLQKVPQVQQGLPLAIIQKQQEVQVVKFEPQGTTPGKQCSNNGMGILKYLRKQVKKDKQ, encoded by the exons atgaagaaagaagaggaagcccgttttctacttaaaggcaagaaggctttagaacgaaatacagcaagccgggttctacgaaggattgaaaatcag cTAACATATCTGCGTGGCTGTGGGTATGAATCAATCGTTATCTATTACAAGAAAGGACCAGCACGGGTGACACATGGTATCCTACCAAACAACGTAATAcaagaagaggacaagaagatcttcaccactaacttctttttgt cacgcacaaggaagcttgatgcagataaacttacattaggatcagaaggtgatagcgataatgccctggaaaaaaatcctgacgagctacaagtgcagcaggtgcataaagtccaaaaagtaccgcaggtgcaagaaattcaacaagtacaaaaagttccgcaggtggaacatttacaaaaagttccgcaggtgcaacaagggctaccattagcaatcattcagaaacagcaagaagtacaagtagtaaaatttgaaccacagggaactacaccaggaaaacagtgtagtaacaacggaatgggaattttaaaatacctgaggaaacaggtaaaaaaggacaaacaatag